The following proteins come from a genomic window of Cryptosporangium phraense:
- a CDS encoding GlsB/YeaQ/YmgE family stress response membrane protein — translation MEIDGIISALFVGLIIGAVGRLVMPGKQRVGLLMTLVIGIVAALLGTGVASVFGVADTPGVDWLELFAQIGLAAVGVSLVSGAKDRPKITSGR, via the coding sequence GTGGAGATCGATGGAATCATCTCTGCTCTGTTCGTCGGATTGATCATCGGTGCGGTCGGGCGCCTGGTGATGCCGGGCAAGCAGCGGGTCGGCCTGCTGATGACGCTGGTCATCGGCATCGTCGCGGCGCTGCTCGGAACCGGTGTCGCGAGCGTGTTCGGGGTCGCCGACACGCCGGGCGTCGACTGGCTCGAGCTGTTCGCGCAGATCGGCCTGGCCGCGGTCGGCGTCTCGCTGGTCTCCGGCGCCAAGGACCGGCCGAAGATCACCAGCGGTCGCTAG
- a CDS encoding low temperature requirement protein A has product MSVDPAHLSERLGLFVIIMLGESVLQIIDAAAEAEYTVGLLAAGIASFALLAGMFGLSFVYGYAGLPHLRAGRIPTRAALGLHCLVSGVIATVAVSLAAVVEHGDEALSDGSRWLLCGALATYFALGVATGVASRSADLQRTVSRIVTGIVIPLVLGLFAAGMSGRTLAVCLASVLLAHLYFERRLQPIESRV; this is encoded by the coding sequence GTGTCGGTCGACCCGGCCCACCTGTCCGAGCGGCTCGGTCTCTTCGTCATCATCATGCTGGGCGAATCGGTTCTCCAGATCATCGACGCGGCCGCCGAGGCGGAGTACACCGTGGGTCTGTTGGCTGCGGGGATCGCCTCGTTCGCGCTCCTGGCCGGCATGTTCGGCCTGTCCTTCGTCTACGGCTACGCCGGCCTGCCGCATCTCCGCGCCGGCCGCATTCCGACCCGCGCTGCACTGGGCTTGCACTGCCTGGTCAGCGGCGTGATCGCCACCGTCGCCGTCTCGCTCGCCGCGGTGGTCGAGCACGGCGATGAGGCGCTGTCCGACGGAAGCCGCTGGCTGCTGTGCGGAGCGCTGGCGACCTACTTCGCGCTCGGTGTGGCTACCGGTGTCGCCAGCCGTAGCGCCGATCTTCAGCGCACGGTCTCGCGGATCGTCACCGGCATCGTGATCCCTCTGGTGCTGGGCCTGTTCGCCGCCGGGATGAGCGGCCGGACCCTGGCGGTCTGTCTCGCGTCGGTGCTCCTCGCGCACCTCTACTTCGAGCGACGTCTCCAACCGATCGAGAGCCGCGTCTAG
- a CDS encoding TetR/AcrR family transcriptional regulator, which produces MPRAGLGPATVIAAGADLADEVGLANLTMGLVADRLGVKAPSLYKHIQSLDALHRGISIEARREIGYVLARATAGKSGPDAIHAFADAWRGWARDHPGRYATTVRAASNDDDEDRQVTNDGLRLLYDVFAGFDLPGARVVDAARALRATLHGYVTLEAGGGFGLARDVDRSFSYLIDTLIIGLRSAGNEPDQREAEPEYHGPEPR; this is translated from the coding sequence GTGCCTAGAGCGGGCCTCGGCCCGGCCACGGTCATCGCGGCCGGCGCGGATCTCGCCGACGAGGTCGGCTTGGCCAACCTCACGATGGGCCTGGTCGCCGATCGACTCGGAGTGAAGGCGCCCTCGCTCTACAAACACATCCAATCGTTGGACGCCCTGCACCGCGGCATCTCGATCGAAGCCCGACGCGAAATCGGCTACGTGCTGGCCCGCGCCACCGCCGGAAAGTCCGGCCCGGATGCGATCCACGCGTTCGCCGACGCTTGGCGCGGCTGGGCCCGCGATCATCCCGGTCGTTACGCCACCACCGTCCGCGCGGCGTCGAACGACGACGACGAAGACCGCCAGGTCACCAACGACGGCCTTCGGCTGCTCTACGACGTCTTCGCCGGCTTCGACCTGCCCGGCGCACGTGTCGTCGACGCCGCCCGCGCCCTACGCGCCACGCTCCACGGTTACGTCACGCTCGAGGCGGGCGGCGGCTTCGGCCTAGCCCGTGACGTCGACCGCAGCTTTTCGTATTTGATCGACACCCTCATCATCGGTCTCCGGTCCGCCGGGAACGAACCGGATCAGCGCGAAGCCGAGCCCGAGTACCACGGCCCGGAACCGCGTTGA
- a CDS encoding ABC transporter permease, with translation MSSTMLEVGPRLAVALVVLTLVAAVVAGLGQLGPWRQIPVAAVRATLQLGAVSLLIAAIVASLWFTALFVVAMVGTAAWTSGQRITRARRVTSALWAAVPIAGGSLPIVVGLIAGGLVPLTGIAIVPIAGILIGGAMTATSLAGRRALDELESRHGEVEAALSLGFPDRDAALEICRPSAGQALVPALDQTRTVGLVTLPGAFVGVLLGGGSAVEAGATQLLVLIGLLAVESVAIVVVTELAARARLARQRP, from the coding sequence ATGTCGTCGACCATGCTGGAGGTCGGGCCCCGGCTGGCGGTCGCGCTGGTCGTCCTGACGCTCGTCGCCGCGGTCGTGGCCGGGCTGGGGCAACTCGGGCCGTGGCGGCAGATACCGGTCGCCGCCGTCCGGGCGACGCTCCAGCTCGGGGCGGTGTCGCTGCTCATCGCCGCGATCGTCGCGTCGCTCTGGTTCACCGCGCTGTTCGTCGTCGCGATGGTGGGCACGGCGGCCTGGACGTCGGGACAGCGGATCACCCGGGCCCGGCGGGTGACCTCCGCCCTGTGGGCGGCGGTGCCGATCGCCGGCGGGAGCCTGCCGATCGTCGTCGGGCTGATCGCCGGCGGGCTGGTGCCGCTGACCGGGATCGCGATCGTCCCGATCGCCGGCATCCTGATCGGCGGGGCGATGACCGCCACCTCGCTGGCCGGCCGACGCGCGCTCGACGAGCTCGAGTCGCGGCACGGTGAGGTCGAGGCGGCGCTCTCGCTGGGCTTTCCCGACCGCGACGCGGCGCTGGAGATCTGCCGCCCGTCGGCCGGCCAGGCGCTGGTGCCCGCCCTCGACCAGACCCGCACGGTCGGGCTCGTGACGCTGCCCGGCGCGTTCGTCGGCGTCCTGCTCGGCGGCGGGAGCGCGGTCGAGGCCGGCGCGACCCAGCTGCTGGTGCTGATCGGGCTGCTGGCGGTCGAGTCGGTGGCGATCGTGGTGGTCACCGAGCTGGCCGCGCGGGCCCGGCTGGCCCGTCAGCGCCCGTAG
- a CDS encoding response regulator, which produces MTPVPARPPGPARPPISILLVDDQLLVRAGFRLVIESQPDLTVVGEVGDGRAAVAEARRLRPDIVLMDVRMPILDGIEATRRITALLDPPKVVVLTTYDVDESALDAIRAGASGFLLKDGSPEDMLASLRTVHAGDAVIAPSTTRRLLDTLAPASDPAAAAAVATLTDRERDVLVAMARGRSNAEIAERLIVSTGTVKTHVGRILAKLGARDRVQAVVVAYEAGLVRPGRATEDELDRR; this is translated from the coding sequence ATGACCCCGGTCCCCGCCCGGCCGCCGGGCCCCGCCCGGCCGCCGATCTCCATCCTCCTGGTCGACGACCAGCTGCTCGTCCGGGCCGGGTTCCGCCTGGTCATCGAGTCGCAGCCCGACCTGACCGTCGTCGGCGAGGTCGGCGACGGACGGGCCGCGGTCGCCGAGGCCCGCCGTCTGCGCCCGGACATCGTGCTGATGGACGTCCGGATGCCGATCCTCGACGGCATCGAGGCCACCCGGCGGATCACCGCGCTGCTCGACCCGCCCAAGGTCGTCGTCCTGACGACGTACGACGTGGACGAGTCGGCGCTGGACGCGATCCGGGCCGGTGCCAGCGGTTTCCTGCTCAAGGACGGCTCGCCGGAGGACATGCTGGCCTCGCTCCGGACCGTCCACGCCGGGGACGCGGTGATCGCCCCCTCGACGACCAGGCGGCTGCTCGACACGCTGGCCCCGGCGTCCGACCCGGCCGCGGCCGCGGCGGTCGCGACGCTCACCGACCGGGAACGCGACGTGCTGGTCGCGATGGCGCGGGGGCGGTCCAACGCCGAGATCGCCGAGCGACTGATCGTCTCGACCGGCACCGTGAAGACCCACGTCGGCCGCATCCTGGCCAAGCTCGGGGCACGGGATCGGGTGCAGGCGGTGGTGGTCGCGTACGAGGCCGGGCTGGTGCGACCCGGCCGTGCGACAGAGGACGAACTGGACCGTAGATAG
- a CDS encoding MarR family winged helix-turn-helix transcriptional regulator yields MHGTDAVAIVEIINAEERDQPLTPARLAERIGLTTGATSILLNRLEQAGHVVRTREHSDRRIVTLRSTPGIHAAAADFYEPLGRLLDAVLSEYSPADLGRIASITGRLRSTMHAYMSDVESR; encoded by the coding sequence ATGCACGGCACCGATGCGGTGGCGATCGTGGAGATCATCAACGCCGAAGAGCGAGATCAGCCGTTGACGCCCGCACGCCTCGCCGAACGGATCGGCCTCACCACCGGTGCGACCTCGATCCTGCTGAACCGGCTCGAACAGGCGGGTCACGTCGTGCGGACCCGGGAGCACAGCGACCGGCGCATCGTCACATTGCGCTCGACACCCGGCATCCATGCCGCAGCCGCCGACTTCTACGAACCGCTCGGCCGACTGCTCGACGCCGTACTCAGCGAGTACTCCCCCGCCGACCTGGGCCGCATCGCGTCGATCACCGGCCGCCTCCGCTCGACCATGCACGCCTATATGAGCGACGTGGAATCGCGCTAG
- a CDS encoding LLM class flavin-dependent oxidoreductase, with translation MKIGIGIPNQGSDLDPKIIPEWSRRAEAAGFSSLATAGRIAYPGVMDTVALAAAAGATSTIELFSGVLIGPAWPATLLAKELAGVDGVSGGRLTLGIGLGGRADDFVVDGLPMNGLGQRLDDDLQTYFDVWDGKEFEGSPNPGVPAGARRLPLLFGGAAPATFERAARVGEGYVGAAVPAPYVAPAFDQMRTAWKQAGRDGDPQLRAIAYFAMGDPEVARRKVEEYYAVTPEFGQAVLTGIAYGPEGVRELLRSFEDIGTDELILNPSTADLDEIERLAEVAL, from the coding sequence GTGAAGATCGGCATCGGTATCCCCAACCAGGGTTCGGACCTGGACCCGAAAATCATCCCCGAGTGGTCGCGGCGCGCGGAGGCGGCCGGATTCTCGTCGCTGGCCACGGCGGGACGGATCGCCTACCCCGGCGTCATGGACACGGTGGCGCTAGCGGCGGCGGCCGGAGCCACCAGCACGATCGAGCTGTTCAGCGGCGTGCTGATCGGTCCGGCCTGGCCGGCGACGCTGCTGGCCAAGGAGCTGGCCGGCGTCGACGGCGTCTCCGGAGGCCGGCTGACGCTGGGCATCGGCCTCGGCGGCCGAGCCGACGACTTCGTGGTCGACGGGCTGCCGATGAACGGCCTCGGCCAGCGGCTCGACGACGACCTGCAGACGTACTTCGACGTGTGGGACGGGAAGGAGTTCGAGGGCAGCCCCAACCCCGGCGTCCCGGCCGGCGCCCGCCGGCTACCGCTGCTGTTCGGCGGCGCCGCTCCGGCGACGTTCGAGCGGGCGGCCCGGGTGGGCGAGGGTTACGTGGGCGCCGCGGTCCCCGCCCCCTACGTCGCACCCGCCTTCGACCAGATGCGAACCGCCTGGAAGCAGGCCGGTCGCGACGGCGACCCGCAGCTGCGGGCCATCGCCTACTTCGCCATGGGCGACCCGGAGGTCGCTCGGCGGAAGGTCGAGGAGTACTACGCGGTCACGCCCGAGTTCGGGCAGGCGGTCCTCACCGGCATCGCCTACGGCCCGGAGGGGGTGCGGGAGCTCCTCAGGTCGTTCGAGGACATCGGCACGGACGAGCTCATCCTCAACCCGTCGACGGCGGACCTGGACGAGATCGAGCGCCTGGCCGAGGTTGCGCTGTAG
- a CDS encoding restriction endonuclease, with protein sequence MATVNWEREPGEKVEEFVAALLLLKYPHGNLITPSQGDRGVDVRVWNPDGFDIYQVKRYTRPLDSTQEKEVKKSWQTFVDQTLPILKVRSWTLVTPLNPSNERLDWLDALTEPTGLETHWMDRGALDGLAGNNYPLVDYFFGDGAQHWHRLMADLLDGVRPLPGDGASESLLSAIASRQEKLARSLDEVDPFYRYEIDIRTGWVENLPLDSTRLGETRAAFIQYAQIDDEHYREMRLLPRCAESVKLRPITADVRLEADPGTSTANAIHRFRQFGTPFSDVPGTITAISGPPGVPQTGGPATFSFLSVPQPKTGLPDLCLRIREPNGQKAAELELEHVSSSRGQAGSGVWVSASDRAQVLNVEFTFGGDSDAEFRLRTSGLKGKTPAEVLPAVRATAELRTGRVIELAVRGGLPITGGWELERDDAEASLARWHVAFLEALTTIQEHTYHRITVPDVTTMTPPQRQKIFNIAGLLRGEQIEEDWSEVTTDTASAALLESAGPEFSFGGTAPLTVELDGQEIHLNMARQTHYESARIRTGQPDSDVIHLVPGSSTKAVSTAVPLDQAAPAPQ encoded by the coding sequence GTGGCAACGGTCAACTGGGAGCGCGAACCCGGCGAGAAGGTCGAGGAGTTCGTCGCAGCGCTCCTGCTGTTGAAGTATCCGCACGGCAACCTGATCACCCCATCTCAGGGGGACCGCGGCGTCGACGTCCGCGTGTGGAACCCGGACGGCTTCGACATCTACCAGGTCAAGCGTTACACCCGGCCGCTGGACTCCACGCAGGAAAAGGAAGTAAAGAAGTCCTGGCAGACGTTCGTCGACCAGACCCTGCCCATCTTGAAAGTGCGGTCGTGGACGCTGGTGACGCCGTTGAACCCATCCAACGAGCGGCTGGACTGGCTCGACGCGCTCACCGAGCCGACGGGCCTTGAGACCCACTGGATGGACCGCGGGGCGCTGGACGGCCTGGCGGGCAACAATTACCCGCTGGTCGACTACTTCTTCGGCGACGGCGCCCAGCACTGGCACCGGCTGATGGCCGACCTGCTCGACGGCGTACGGCCGCTCCCGGGTGACGGCGCCTCCGAGAGCCTGCTGTCGGCTATCGCTTCCCGGCAGGAGAAGCTGGCCAGGAGCCTCGACGAGGTGGACCCGTTCTACCGGTACGAGATCGACATCCGCACCGGCTGGGTGGAAAACCTGCCCCTGGACTCGACGCGGCTCGGCGAGACGCGGGCGGCGTTCATCCAATACGCCCAGATCGACGACGAGCACTACCGGGAGATGCGCCTGCTCCCGCGCTGCGCTGAGTCGGTGAAGCTCCGCCCGATCACCGCAGACGTCCGCCTGGAAGCCGACCCTGGAACCTCGACCGCCAACGCGATCCACCGCTTCCGGCAGTTCGGCACACCCTTCTCCGACGTCCCCGGCACGATCACCGCGATCAGCGGGCCACCCGGCGTACCCCAGACCGGCGGCCCCGCGACCTTCAGCTTCCTCTCCGTGCCCCAGCCCAAGACGGGTCTGCCCGACCTCTGCCTCCGGATCCGGGAACCGAACGGACAGAAGGCGGCAGAACTCGAGCTGGAACATGTCAGCTCCAGCCGCGGACAGGCCGGGAGCGGCGTCTGGGTGTCTGCCTCGGACCGCGCCCAGGTGCTGAACGTCGAGTTCACCTTTGGCGGGGACTCCGACGCCGAATTCCGGCTGCGGACCAGCGGCTTGAAAGGCAAAACGCCAGCCGAAGTCCTCCCCGCCGTTCGAGCTACTGCGGAACTTCGGACCGGTCGCGTAATCGAGCTGGCCGTCCGTGGCGGCCTGCCTATCACCGGCGGATGGGAGCTGGAGCGCGACGACGCCGAAGCCTCACTCGCGCGATGGCACGTCGCCTTCCTGGAAGCCCTCACCACGATCCAGGAGCACACCTACCACCGCATCACCGTGCCGGACGTCACGACGATGACACCGCCCCAACGGCAGAAGATTTTCAACATCGCCGGCCTGCTTCGCGGCGAACAGATCGAGGAAGACTGGAGCGAGGTCACCACCGACACAGCGTCGGCGGCGCTGCTCGAGTCCGCAGGCCCGGAGTTCAGCTTCGGGGGCACAGCCCCACTGACAGTCGAACTCGATGGCCAAGAGATACACCTCAACATGGCCCGCCAGACCCACTACGAGTCCGCGCGGATTCGGACTGGGCAGCCTGACTCCGACGTAATCCACCTCGTACCGGGGTCGTCCACCAAAGCCGTCAGCACAGCGGTGCCGCTCGATCAGGCGGCGCCCGCACCACAATGA
- a CDS encoding alpha/beta hydrolase family protein, translated as MRIKAPRIALTLGTLATVLAAAPAALAATPPAAATPPAAATAPAADSSPLVLPAPSGPYDVGTIPLHLVDPARTDPWVPGHHPREVMINVWYPTKHSAGRPRAPWLAPDEVGPVGRDFAVTLSGRPSDVPGLGAVRTHGAVGAPVADAPGGHPVVLFSPGYGAERNSSAGLVEDLASRGYVVVTIDHSHDATAVEFPDGRVEPNTISGLLEKSPQDEDAIVAEAVAIRVADARFVLDRLGALNAGSDPDAEKRPLPRGLTGAFRLSRVGMVGHSMGGATAAQVELEDPRVVAGINLDGNPYGSVVTQGLDEPFLLVASGRTTRENTPAWGTFEDHLRGWHRQIKVAGTEHLSFHDGVLARPALAKLPGVTPEILTEAFGTLDGRRVVEIERAYVGAFLDLHLRNQDRHLFDRTSPRYPEVSLVS; from the coding sequence ATGCGAATCAAAGCACCCAGAATCGCGCTCACCCTCGGCACGCTCGCGACCGTGCTCGCCGCCGCCCCAGCGGCCCTAGCGGCCACCCCGCCCGCCGCGGCCACCCCGCCCGCCGCGGCCACCGCGCCCGCCGCGGACTCGAGCCCACTGGTGCTCCCGGCCCCCAGCGGCCCCTACGACGTCGGAACGATCCCCCTGCACCTCGTCGACCCCGCCCGCACCGACCCCTGGGTCCCCGGGCACCACCCGCGCGAGGTGATGATCAACGTCTGGTACCCCACGAAACACTCCGCCGGTCGCCCCCGCGCCCCCTGGCTGGCTCCCGACGAGGTCGGCCCGGTCGGACGCGACTTCGCGGTGACGCTCTCCGGCCGGCCCAGTGACGTCCCCGGGCTCGGAGCAGTGCGAACGCACGGCGCGGTGGGAGCGCCGGTCGCGGACGCACCCGGCGGCCACCCGGTGGTGTTGTTCTCGCCGGGCTACGGCGCTGAGCGCAACTCGAGCGCGGGTCTGGTCGAGGACCTCGCGAGCCGCGGCTACGTGGTCGTGACCATCGACCACTCCCACGACGCGACCGCGGTCGAGTTCCCCGACGGCCGGGTCGAGCCGAACACGATCTCCGGGCTGCTCGAGAAGTCCCCGCAGGACGAGGACGCGATCGTGGCCGAGGCGGTCGCGATCCGGGTGGCCGACGCCCGGTTCGTGCTCGACCGGCTCGGCGCGCTGAACGCCGGCTCCGATCCGGACGCCGAGAAGCGACCGCTCCCCCGCGGCCTCACCGGCGCGTTCCGGCTGTCGAGGGTCGGCATGGTCGGGCACTCGATGGGCGGCGCGACCGCGGCCCAGGTCGAGCTCGAGGACCCGCGGGTGGTCGCCGGCATCAACCTGGACGGCAACCCCTACGGATCGGTCGTCACCCAGGGGCTCGACGAGCCGTTCCTGCTGGTCGCGTCCGGGCGCACGACCCGGGAGAACACCCCGGCCTGGGGCACGTTCGAGGACCACCTGCGCGGCTGGCACCGCCAGATCAAGGTCGCCGGGACCGAGCACCTGAGCTTCCACGACGGCGTCCTGGCGCGACCCGCGCTGGCGAAGCTGCCCGGCGTGACGCCGGAGATCCTCACCGAGGCGTTCGGGACGCTGGACGGGCGCCGGGTCGTCGAGATCGAGCGGGCCTACGTCGGCGCGTTCCTCGATCTGCACCTGCGCAACCAGGACCGGCACCTGTTCGACCGGACCTCGCCGCGCTACCCGGAGGTGAGCCTGGTGTCCTGA
- a CDS encoding VOC family protein — translation MRLNHINLCASDVTALTDKLVAHFGYRLIDSGRSSFGPAGDFAAVVGKDGSEFVITQIDPVPEGGSAYPEGFHFGLIQDSRAAVYDKHAELVAAGLNPGDISDGFQVCGATWTAFYCPLGDGLEVEVNYRTPSALLDAPLLLA, via the coding sequence ATGCGCCTCAACCACATCAACCTCTGCGCCAGCGACGTCACCGCGCTCACGGACAAACTCGTCGCGCACTTCGGCTACCGGTTGATCGACTCGGGTCGTTCGTCCTTCGGGCCAGCCGGCGACTTCGCTGCGGTCGTCGGGAAGGACGGCTCCGAGTTCGTCATCACCCAGATCGATCCGGTACCGGAGGGCGGGTCCGCGTACCCCGAAGGTTTCCACTTCGGCCTCATCCAGGATTCCCGTGCGGCCGTGTACGACAAGCACGCCGAGCTGGTGGCGGCCGGCCTGAACCCCGGCGACATCAGCGACGGATTCCAGGTGTGTGGAGCGACGTGGACCGCGTTCTACTGCCCCCTCGGTGACGGTCTGGAAGTCGAGGTGAACTACCGGACTCCGTCCGCCCTGCTCGACGCCCCACTGCTTCTGGCGTAA
- a CDS encoding alpha/beta fold hydrolase → MCLTSRDGTRIGYQRRGDGPGLVLVQGAMGTAYNYTDLATALASNFTVYTPDRRGRGLSPRPYDDEHDVARDVEDVDAMLAEADTGYVFGLSSGAIITLEAARTLPRVTRAAVYEPPFYRDGISHNGIRQLGADIEHGHLAAALAGSLRTAGTAPAALRMLPGPAARLLAAAVLSVDARKRGPAPKLRDLLPGIRYDFNVVGGMDGKMASFGSVDKPMLLLSGTKSPEFLQQAIRDLAGVLPRATHIEFDGLDHAGSWNTGRPDLVAAALRDFFA, encoded by the coding sequence GTGTGCCTGACCTCCCGTGACGGCACCCGGATCGGCTACCAGCGCCGAGGTGACGGGCCAGGGCTGGTGCTGGTCCAGGGCGCGATGGGCACCGCCTACAACTACACAGATCTCGCGACGGCCCTGGCGTCGAACTTCACCGTCTACACGCCCGACCGCCGCGGCCGCGGCCTCAGTCCGAGGCCCTACGACGACGAACACGACGTCGCCCGTGACGTCGAGGACGTGGACGCGATGCTGGCCGAAGCCGACACCGGATACGTGTTCGGCCTCAGCTCCGGAGCCATCATCACCTTGGAAGCGGCGAGAACCCTGCCCCGGGTCACCCGGGCCGCGGTGTACGAACCGCCGTTCTACCGCGACGGCATCTCCCACAACGGCATCCGGCAGCTCGGCGCCGACATCGAACACGGCCATCTGGCGGCCGCGCTCGCGGGTTCGCTGCGCACCGCCGGGACTGCGCCGGCCGCGCTGAGGATGCTTCCCGGGCCCGCCGCGCGTCTGCTCGCCGCCGCCGTGCTCAGTGTCGACGCCCGCAAGCGCGGTCCGGCCCCGAAGCTTCGCGACCTGCTTCCTGGCATCCGCTACGACTTCAACGTCGTCGGCGGTATGGACGGAAAAATGGCGTCGTTCGGCTCCGTCGACAAGCCCATGTTGCTGCTCAGCGGCACGAAGAGCCCCGAGTTCCTCCAGCAGGCCATCCGCGATCTGGCCGGCGTCCTACCCCGGGCGACGCATATCGAGTTCGACGGCCTCGACCACGCCGGTTCCTGGAACACCGGCCGCCCGGATCTCGTCGCGGCCGCCCTACGCGACTTCTTCGCCTGA
- a CDS encoding alpha/beta fold hydrolase, protein MTEFLTVDGGTIAYDVTGADPLVVLAPGMGNARDAYRFITPGLVAAGYRVATVDLRGAGESSPTWPSYTRTDIAGDLIAVIRHLGGPAVLVGHSISGGAATIAAAQAPDVITGIIELAPFTRAQAIKVGDFRNSAYRKGTIRLGATMMGSHSGWSKYLDLAYPGRKPADWTAHLAKVATMLREPGRMKALQGMMKSSPADAGAQLENVRCPALIIEGSLDPDWADPRAEGEAIVAALPVGRGQLEMIEGAGHYPHAQYPEETLALMLPFLKTTARA, encoded by the coding sequence ATGACCGAGTTCCTGACCGTCGACGGCGGCACGATCGCGTACGACGTGACCGGCGCCGACCCGCTGGTCGTCCTGGCCCCGGGCATGGGGAACGCGCGCGACGCGTACCGGTTCATCACGCCGGGCCTGGTGGCCGCCGGCTACCGGGTCGCCACCGTCGACCTGCGCGGCGCCGGGGAGTCCAGCCCGACCTGGCCGTCGTACACCCGCACCGACATCGCCGGTGACCTCATCGCCGTGATCCGGCACCTCGGTGGCCCGGCCGTGCTGGTCGGGCACTCGATCTCCGGTGGTGCCGCCACGATCGCCGCCGCGCAGGCGCCCGACGTCATCACGGGGATCATCGAGCTGGCGCCCTTCACCCGGGCCCAAGCGATCAAGGTCGGCGACTTCAGGAACAGCGCCTACCGCAAAGGCACGATCCGCCTCGGCGCCACGATGATGGGCAGCCACTCCGGTTGGAGCAAGTACCTCGACCTGGCCTACCCCGGGCGCAAGCCCGCCGACTGGACCGCCCACCTGGCGAAGGTCGCGACCATGCTGCGTGAGCCCGGCCGGATGAAGGCACTGCAGGGGATGATGAAGTCGTCGCCGGCCGACGCCGGAGCGCAGCTCGAGAACGTCCGTTGCCCGGCGCTGATCATCGAAGGCTCGCTCGACCCGGACTGGGCCGACCCGCGCGCCGAGGGCGAAGCAATCGTGGCCGCACTACCGGTCGGGCGGGGCCAGTTGGAGATGATCGAGGGCGCGGGACACTACCCGCACGCCCAGTACCCCGAGGAGACGCTGGCCCTGATGCTCCCCTTCCTGAAGACGACCGCCCGTGCCTAG